One genomic segment of Occultella kanbiaonis includes these proteins:
- the erpA gene encoding iron-sulfur cluster insertion protein ErpA yields the protein MTETTTETLEHEVALTDFAASKVKSLLSQEDRDDLRLRVAVQPGGCSGLIYQLYFDDRYLDGDAVRDFEGVEVIVDKMSVPYLTGATIDFADTIEKQGFTIDNPNAGGSCACGDSFH from the coding sequence ATGACCGAGACCACCACCGAGACCCTCGAGCACGAGGTCGCCCTGACCGACTTCGCCGCGTCCAAGGTGAAGTCGCTGCTGTCCCAGGAGGACCGCGACGACCTGCGCCTGCGCGTGGCCGTGCAGCCCGGCGGCTGTTCCGGCCTGATCTACCAGCTCTACTTCGACGACCGCTACCTCGACGGCGACGCCGTCCGGGACTTCGAGGGCGTCGAGGTCATCGTCGACAAGATGAGCGTGCCCTACCTCACCGGCGCCACCATCGACTTCGCGGACACGATCGAGAAGCAGGGCTTCACGATCGACAACCCGAACGCCGGCGGCTCCTGCGCATGCGGCGACTCGTTCCACTGA
- a CDS encoding glycerate kinase — protein MPTRIGEAVVTDPMIPPTVAGAQWGQVGIRTWETDRVRVVIAPDHFGGPLSSRVATAALAQGWTERGHEVVGVPMSDGGAGLVEAVHAARGGDLVALTLPGAVGVADRPATVLHVPGRSGGTAYAEASVALDGVGTAADPLTLARGGSSAAAADLLVGALGTGARRVVLGVGAVAVHDGGAGFLSRLTDLVGESGGAAPTEGAALGARLPALRRALAGTEIVVAAATDIPLLGLHGAGASLSERPGIDAADAQAIERDVAAFAADLEEAAARAADGAATRGSGAGSDLLAGARAHAGHRHAERPAPARRATYSGAGGGLAFALALLGARVLAGSDVVATEVGLDDRIADADLVVTGTAVLDGDALHEGVPAAVGSRAMTHGLPVVAIAHEVHVNRRELARVGISAAYPVLDTPLSPTGGTEVDRTDALSALRARGDRVARSWGR, from the coding sequence ATGCCCACCCGGATCGGTGAGGCCGTCGTCACGGACCCGATGATCCCACCAACCGTGGCCGGCGCCCAGTGGGGCCAGGTGGGTATCCGCACCTGGGAGACTGACCGGGTGCGCGTCGTGATCGCCCCCGACCATTTCGGTGGCCCGTTGAGTTCCCGGGTGGCCACGGCCGCCCTCGCCCAGGGTTGGACCGAGCGGGGGCACGAGGTGGTCGGGGTGCCGATGAGCGACGGCGGAGCCGGCCTGGTCGAGGCCGTCCACGCCGCTCGGGGCGGGGACCTGGTGGCCCTCACCCTGCCGGGCGCGGTCGGGGTCGCGGACCGACCGGCGACCGTGCTGCACGTGCCCGGCCGCAGCGGCGGCACCGCCTACGCCGAGGCCTCCGTGGCGCTCGACGGCGTGGGCACCGCCGCGGACCCGCTGACCCTCGCGCGCGGCGGCTCGAGCGCCGCCGCCGCGGACCTGCTCGTGGGTGCGTTGGGCACGGGCGCGCGCCGCGTGGTGCTGGGCGTGGGCGCCGTCGCGGTGCACGACGGCGGAGCAGGCTTCCTGAGTCGGCTCACCGACCTGGTGGGGGAGTCGGGCGGCGCCGCGCCCACCGAGGGCGCCGCTCTCGGGGCGCGGCTGCCCGCGCTGCGCCGCGCCCTGGCCGGTACCGAGATCGTCGTGGCCGCGGCCACGGACATCCCGCTCCTCGGCCTGCACGGCGCCGGGGCCTCCCTGAGTGAACGACCCGGCATCGACGCGGCCGACGCCCAGGCGATCGAACGGGACGTGGCCGCGTTCGCCGCCGACCTCGAGGAGGCCGCGGCCCGTGCCGCCGATGGTGCGGCCACGCGCGGCTCCGGCGCCGGGAGCGACCTGCTCGCAGGTGCGCGTGCACATGCGGGCCATCGGCATGCGGAGCGGCCCGCGCCGGCCCGCCGGGCCACGTACTCCGGGGCCGGAGGCGGGCTCGCGTTCGCCCTGGCCCTGCTCGGGGCACGGGTCCTCGCCGGCTCGGACGTGGTGGCGACCGAGGTCGGCCTCGACGACCGGATCGCCGACGCGGATCTCGTCGTGACCGGCACGGCCGTCCTCGACGGTGACGCCCTCCACGAAGGGGTTCCGGCCGCCGTCGGCAGCCGTGCCATGACGCACGGCCTGCCCGTGGTGGCGATCGCCCACGAGGTCCATGTGAACCGGCGCGAGCTCGCCCGGGTCGGCATCAGCGCCGCGTACCCCGTTCTTGACACGCCGCTGTCGCCGACGGGCGGAACCGAGGTCGACAGGACCGACGCACTGTCCGCGCTGCGGGCGCGCGGGGACCGGGTGGCCCGCTCCTGGGGCAGGTGA
- the ctaD gene encoding aa3-type cytochrome oxidase subunit I gives MATIEDTPQAHVETVPGLPPERQKLGRTVIKWVTSTDHKTIGYLYLITSFIFFCIGGVLALLIRAELFEPGVQIVSSAEQYNQLFTMHGTIMLLLFATPLFVGFGNVLVPLQIGAPDVAFPRLNMFAYWLFLFGGIIACAGFLTPKGAASFGWFAYAPLSNATYSDGLGGDLWVMGLAMTGFGTIFGSVNFITTILCMRAPGMTMFRMPIFTWNILLTSVLALMAFPILAAALFGLGADRILGSQIFAAENGGAMLWQHLFWFFGHPEVYIIALPFFGIVSEILPVFSRKPIFGYKGLIFATISIAGLSVTVWAHHMFSTGQVLLPFFSVMTMAIAVPTGVKFFNWIGTMWRGKLTFQSPMLWSIGFLATFLFGGLTGVILASPPLDFHVTDTYFVVAHFHYVVFGTVVFAMFAGFYFWWPKFTGRMLDDKLGKLHFWLLFIGFHGTFLIQHWLGVLGMQRRVPDYLPEPDFVLFNQISTVSSVLLALSTLPFLWNVYKTWRHAPLVTVDDPWGYGASLEWATSSPPPRHNFTSLPRIRSERPAFDLHHPEVAALDHAEPDKDILDQIYGNAEMAGHKAQVDERAARQRQEGTDK, from the coding sequence ATGGCCACCATCGAGGACACGCCGCAGGCGCACGTCGAGACGGTGCCGGGCCTTCCCCCTGAGCGTCAGAAGCTCGGTCGGACCGTCATCAAGTGGGTCACGTCCACCGACCACAAGACGATCGGGTACCTGTACCTGATCACCTCCTTCATCTTCTTCTGCATCGGCGGCGTGCTCGCGCTGCTGATCCGGGCCGAACTGTTCGAGCCGGGCGTGCAGATCGTCAGCAGCGCCGAGCAGTACAACCAGTTGTTCACGATGCACGGCACGATCATGCTGCTGCTGTTCGCGACGCCGCTGTTCGTCGGGTTCGGCAACGTCCTGGTGCCGCTCCAGATCGGTGCCCCGGACGTGGCGTTCCCGCGGCTGAACATGTTCGCGTACTGGCTGTTCCTGTTCGGCGGGATCATCGCCTGCGCCGGCTTCCTCACCCCGAAGGGTGCGGCGAGCTTCGGCTGGTTCGCATACGCGCCGTTGTCGAACGCGACCTATTCCGACGGCCTCGGTGGTGACCTATGGGTCATGGGTCTGGCGATGACCGGTTTCGGCACGATCTTCGGGTCGGTCAACTTCATCACCACGATCCTGTGCATGCGGGCCCCGGGCATGACGATGTTCCGGATGCCCATCTTCACCTGGAACATCCTGCTCACCTCGGTGCTCGCGCTGATGGCGTTCCCGATCCTCGCCGCCGCCCTGTTCGGGCTCGGCGCCGACCGGATCCTCGGCTCCCAGATCTTCGCCGCCGAGAACGGTGGGGCCATGCTCTGGCAACACCTGTTCTGGTTCTTCGGACACCCGGAGGTCTACATCATCGCGTTGCCGTTCTTCGGCATCGTCTCGGAGATCCTGCCGGTGTTCTCCCGCAAGCCGATCTTCGGCTACAAGGGCCTCATCTTCGCCACCATCTCGATCGCCGGCCTGTCAGTGACCGTGTGGGCCCACCACATGTTCTCCACCGGCCAGGTGCTGCTGCCCTTCTTCTCCGTGATGACGATGGCGATCGCGGTGCCCACCGGTGTGAAGTTCTTCAACTGGATCGGCACGATGTGGCGCGGGAAACTCACGTTCCAGTCGCCGATGCTGTGGTCCATCGGGTTCCTCGCCACATTCCTCTTCGGTGGCCTCACCGGCGTGATCCTGGCCAGCCCACCGCTGGACTTCCACGTCACCGACACGTACTTCGTGGTGGCGCACTTCCACTACGTCGTGTTCGGCACCGTGGTGTTCGCGATGTTCGCCGGGTTCTACTTCTGGTGGCCGAAGTTCACCGGCAGGATGCTGGACGACAAGCTCGGCAAGCTCCACTTCTGGCTGTTGTTCATCGGCTTCCACGGCACCTTCCTGATCCAGCACTGGCTCGGCGTGCTCGGGATGCAGCGCCGGGTCCCGGACTACCTGCCCGAGCCCGACTTCGTGCTGTTCAACCAGATCTCCACGGTCTCCTCGGTGCTGCTGGCGCTGTCGACGCTGCCGTTCCTGTGGAACGTCTACAAGACCTGGCGGCACGCGCCGCTGGTCACGGTCGACGACCCGTGGGGCTACGGCGCCTCGCTCGAGTGGGCCACCTCCAGCCCGCCCCCGCGGCACAACTTCACGTCCCTGCCCCGGATCCGGTCCGAGCGTCCCGCCTTCGACCTGCACCACCCGGAGGTCGCCGCGCTCGATCACGCGGAACCGGACAAGGACATCCTCGATCAGATCTACGGCAACGCCGAGATGGCCGGCCACAAGGCCCAGGTCGACGAGCGAGCAGCCCGGCAGCGGCAGGAAGGGACGGACAAGTGA
- a CDS encoding cytochrome c oxidase subunit 4, with amino-acid sequence MSRGHTPKSAKKNSPLGVEKWFFLLGLVFFVPVFLLYGLWSHWEPIGSMALGLIIGMWGMVGVYLWRVGSRIDERPEDDPYAEVTADSDYGVFSPWSWWPLVLGIAAALVFLGVAVGWWLAGIGVALGVIGLVGQVLEFSRGQHAH; translated from the coding sequence GTGAGCAGGGGTCACACGCCCAAGAGTGCCAAGAAGAACTCCCCGCTCGGGGTGGAGAAGTGGTTCTTCCTCCTCGGCTTGGTCTTCTTCGTGCCGGTCTTCCTGCTGTACGGACTCTGGTCCCACTGGGAGCCGATCGGTTCGATGGCCCTCGGTCTGATCATTGGCATGTGGGGCATGGTCGGTGTCTATCTGTGGCGCGTCGGGTCGCGGATCGACGAACGCCCCGAGGACGACCCGTACGCCGAGGTCACGGCCGACTCCGACTACGGTGTGTTCTCCCCGTGGAGCTGGTGGCCGCTCGTGCTCGGGATCGCCGCTGCCCTGGTGTTCCTCGGCGTGGCCGTCGGCTGGTGGCTGGCCGGTATCGGAGTGGCACTGGGCGTCATCGGCCTCGTCGGCCAGGTCCTGGAGTTCAGTCGCGGACAGCACGCCCACTGA
- a CDS encoding FKBP-type peptidyl-prolyl cis-trans isomerase, with translation MSLSRRRPLPLLIAGATAAALLLAGCSGGDDDGGDPTPSQSESGGAEVTEGSEGMPQASGQFGESPNFTFPDSAPPEGLQVDVLSEGDGPVVEPNAVVTANYYGIVWGSDTQFDDSYSRGAPSMFGLTQVVQGWTDGIPGHAVGSRLLISIPPDLGYGPQGGNPDAGIGAEDTIVFIIDLVETYNPGDAGQADAEPTPEAADAPVVIDGALGEPVTFTIAEGAAEPTELTVIVLATGTGEPVASQQSVAVAYAFSYWDGSGTGSSWGWDGADPEGPFSAFAGQGTIVDATLDVPVGSRVLVLAPATEQAPASAAVIDVLGTA, from the coding sequence GTGAGTCTGTCCCGCCGCCGTCCCCTTCCGCTCCTGATCGCCGGTGCCACGGCGGCCGCCCTGCTCCTCGCGGGCTGCTCCGGCGGCGACGACGACGGCGGCGACCCCACGCCGTCGCAGTCCGAGAGCGGCGGCGCCGAGGTCACCGAGGGTAGCGAGGGCATGCCGCAGGCCTCGGGGCAGTTCGGCGAGTCCCCGAACTTCACGTTCCCCGACAGCGCTCCGCCCGAAGGCCTGCAGGTCGACGTCCTCTCGGAGGGCGACGGACCCGTGGTGGAGCCGAACGCCGTCGTGACCGCGAACTACTACGGCATCGTCTGGGGCTCCGACACCCAGTTCGACGACTCCTACAGCCGCGGCGCCCCGAGCATGTTCGGGCTCACCCAGGTGGTCCAGGGCTGGACCGACGGGATCCCCGGCCATGCCGTGGGCTCCAGGCTGCTGATCAGCATCCCGCCGGACCTGGGCTACGGGCCGCAGGGCGGGAACCCGGACGCGGGCATCGGCGCGGAGGACACCATCGTGTTCATCATCGACCTGGTCGAGACGTATAACCCGGGCGACGCCGGCCAGGCCGACGCGGAGCCCACGCCGGAGGCGGCCGACGCTCCGGTCGTCATCGACGGCGCACTGGGGGAGCCGGTGACGTTCACGATCGCCGAGGGGGCGGCCGAGCCGACCGAGCTGACCGTCATCGTCCTGGCCACCGGCACCGGTGAGCCCGTGGCGAGCCAGCAGAGCGTCGCCGTCGCGTACGCGTTCTCGTACTGGGACGGCAGCGGGACCGGCTCCAGCTGGGGCTGGGACGGCGCGGACCCGGAGGGCCCGTTCTCGGCGTTCGCCGGCCAGGGCACGATCGTGGACGCCACCCTGGACGTGCCGGTGGGCTCACGGGTGCTGGTGCTGGCACCGGCGACCGAACAGGCTCCGGCGAGCGCCGCTGTCATCGACGTGCTCGGCACCGCCTGA
- a CDS encoding superoxide dismutase, which produces MAQYTLPDLPYDYAALEPHISGKIMELHHDKHHAAYVTGANAALDKLAEAREKNDFAAVNLHEKNLAFHLGGHTNHTVFWNNLSPEGGGQPDGELAEAIKDQFGSFEAFQAQFAANANAIQGSGWSVLAWDSIGQRLAIFQLFDQQGNIPVGIIPLLLLDMWEHAFYLDYLNVKADYVKAFWNIANWQDVAARFERARTQTAGLIVP; this is translated from the coding sequence ATGGCTCAGTACACGCTTCCTGACCTGCCGTACGACTACGCCGCTCTTGAGCCCCACATCTCGGGCAAGATCATGGAGCTGCACCACGACAAGCACCACGCCGCCTATGTGACCGGTGCGAACGCCGCGCTGGACAAGCTCGCCGAGGCACGCGAGAAGAACGACTTCGCCGCGGTCAACCTGCACGAGAAGAACCTCGCGTTCCACCTCGGTGGCCACACCAACCACACCGTGTTCTGGAACAACCTCTCCCCCGAGGGCGGTGGGCAGCCCGACGGCGAGCTCGCCGAGGCGATCAAGGACCAGTTCGGTTCCTTCGAGGCCTTCCAGGCGCAGTTCGCTGCGAACGCCAATGCGATCCAGGGGTCCGGCTGGTCTGTGCTCGCCTGGGACAGCATCGGCCAGCGGCTCGCGATCTTCCAGCTCTTCGACCAGCAGGGCAACATCCCGGTCGGGATCATCCCGCTGCTGCTGCTGGACATGTGGGAGCACGCCTTCTACCTGGACTACCTCAACGTCAAGGCGGACTACGTCAAGGCGTTCTGGAACATCGCCAACTGGCAGGACGTGGCCGCCCGCTTCGAGCGCGCGCGCACCCAGACGGCGGGTCTGATCGTCCCCTGA
- a CDS encoding DJ-1/PfpI family protein — translation MTTASPIRVGILVFDGVDELDVVGPHRVLSTWGARSALRPDVILFSHDGLPVRSSTGLHLVPAGDADDAGTMHVLIHPGGPGVRRLTRDREHLAWLRRTRPGTALLVGVGSGSLALAAAGLLAGRAVAAHPDSRRTLLGLEPSALLDVGATTLDDGDLLTCTGGVHGIDLALAVVERYEGAPMAALIRGTLTFDPGP, via the coding sequence GTGACGACGGCCTCACCGATCCGGGTGGGCATCCTGGTCTTCGACGGCGTGGACGAACTGGACGTGGTCGGCCCGCACCGGGTGCTCAGCACGTGGGGTGCGCGCAGTGCGCTGCGTCCGGACGTGATCCTGTTCTCCCACGACGGGCTGCCGGTGCGGTCCTCGACCGGCCTGCACCTGGTGCCGGCCGGGGATGCCGACGACGCCGGCACCATGCACGTGCTGATCCATCCCGGCGGGCCGGGGGTGCGTCGCCTCACCCGCGACCGCGAGCACCTGGCCTGGTTGCGGCGGACCCGGCCGGGCACGGCCCTGCTGGTCGGCGTCGGCAGCGGGAGTCTCGCGCTGGCCGCCGCGGGGCTGTTGGCCGGCCGGGCGGTCGCCGCGCACCCGGACTCCCGGCGGACGCTGCTCGGGCTCGAGCCGAGCGCGCTGCTGGACGTCGGCGCGACCACCCTGGACGACGGCGACCTGCTCACCTGCACCGGTGGTGTGCACGGGATCGACCTGGCCCTCGCCGTCGTCGAGCGGTACGAGGGGGCACCGATGGCCGCCCTGATACGCGGGACCCTCACCTTCGACCCGGGGCCGTGA
- the ctaC gene encoding aa3-type cytochrome oxidase subunit II: protein MITRPNLQIVVTSEGLKIVSSPSSRHPKRRAAALGVVGLVTAAVLGGCSAEQVGRGWMPTVPGMTEHTDDVVALWTGSWIAALIIGVLVWGLLIWCVIVYRKRKDDNRLPVQLRYHLPLELLYTFVPIVMVGVLFYYTATLQEEITDTSAEADVHIEVYGRQWSWDFNYQDADVWDSGEPAALDLSDMAVTEELPTLYLPVDQTVEFTIRSRDVAHSFWVPAFLYKIDMLPGEVNTFQVTPGVEGEWLGKCAELCGQYHGYMLFNVAVVSQAEFDAHMAELEEAGQTGQLGPEYDRQNPANLTGAEEGADH from the coding sequence GTGATCACGCGGCCGAACTTGCAGATCGTTGTGACGTCGGAAGGCTTGAAGATCGTGTCATCGCCCTCTTCTCGACACCCGAAACGCCGCGCTGCGGCGCTCGGCGTGGTCGGGCTCGTTACCGCCGCAGTTCTGGGTGGTTGCTCCGCCGAGCAGGTGGGTCGCGGTTGGATGCCGACGGTCCCCGGCATGACCGAGCACACCGACGACGTCGTCGCGTTGTGGACCGGTTCCTGGATCGCCGCGCTCATCATCGGCGTGCTCGTGTGGGGGCTGCTCATCTGGTGCGTGATCGTCTACCGCAAGCGCAAGGACGACAACCGCCTGCCCGTGCAGCTGCGCTACCACCTACCGCTGGAGTTGCTCTACACCTTCGTTCCGATCGTCATGGTCGGCGTGCTGTTCTACTACACGGCAACCCTGCAGGAGGAGATCACCGACACCTCCGCGGAGGCCGACGTCCACATCGAGGTGTACGGACGGCAGTGGTCCTGGGACTTCAACTACCAGGACGCCGACGTGTGGGACTCCGGTGAGCCGGCCGCGCTGGACCTCAGCGACATGGCCGTGACAGAGGAACTGCCCACGCTGTACCTGCCCGTCGACCAGACGGTCGAGTTCACGATCCGCAGCCGCGACGTGGCGCACTCGTTCTGGGTGCCGGCGTTCCTGTACAAGATCGACATGCTGCCCGGCGAGGTGAACACCTTCCAGGTGACCCCGGGCGTCGAGGGCGAGTGGCTCGGCAAGTGCGCCGAGCTGTGCGGCCAGTACCACGGCTACATGCTGTTCAACGTGGCCGTCGTCTCCCAGGCGGAGTTCGACGCGCACATGGCCGAGCTGGAGGAGGCCGGCCAGACCGGCCAGCTGGGTCCGGAGTACGACCGGCAGAACCCGGCGAACCTGACCGGCGCCGAAGAAGGAGCTGACCACTGA
- the qcrC gene encoding cytochrome bc1 complex diheme cytochrome c subunit: MKALAASRRHRLAPVILMTLALFLTGAVYAALAPSSAQANSASPDDIEEGRRLFITNCSTCHGMDAEGSDTVPSLIGVGAASVHFQVITGRMPMDADSPQAGAKPPQFNDEQARQIAAYIATLGPGPGIPGEDVVDPELGNAAEGMQLFRTNCAMCHNFVGAGGALSNGKYAPALDESTPIEIYEAMITGPQSMPVFNNANLNEEDKRNIIAYLMAQREPNPGGFSLGSLGSVSEGVWAFLVGFGLLIGAAVWIGARSS; this comes from the coding sequence GTGAAGGCATTAGCGGCCAGCAGACGGCACCGGTTGGCGCCGGTCATCCTGATGACCCTGGCGTTGTTCCTCACCGGCGCGGTCTACGCCGCTCTCGCCCCGAGTTCGGCGCAGGCGAACAGTGCGTCCCCCGATGACATCGAAGAGGGTCGCCGGCTGTTCATCACGAACTGCTCCACCTGCCACGGCATGGACGCCGAGGGTTCGGACACGGTGCCCTCGCTGATCGGCGTCGGTGCGGCGTCGGTGCACTTCCAGGTCATCACCGGCCGGATGCCGATGGACGCGGACTCCCCGCAGGCCGGCGCGAAGCCGCCACAGTTCAACGACGAGCAGGCCCGGCAGATCGCCGCCTACATCGCCACCCTCGGCCCCGGCCCGGGCATTCCCGGTGAGGACGTCGTCGACCCCGAGCTCGGCAACGCGGCGGAGGGCATGCAACTCTTCCGGACCAACTGCGCGATGTGCCACAACTTCGTCGGTGCCGGTGGCGCCCTCAGCAACGGCAAGTACGCGCCGGCACTGGACGAGAGCACGCCCATCGAGATCTACGAGGCCATGATCACCGGCCCGCAGTCGATGCCCGTGTTCAACAACGCGAACCTCAACGAAGAGGACAAGCGCAACATCATCGCCTACCTGATGGCCCAGCGGGAGCCCAACCCCGGTGGCTTCAGCCTCGGCTCGCTCGGCTCCGTGTCCGAGGGCGTCTGGGCGTTCCTCGTCGGATTCGGCCTCCTGATCGGGGCCGCAGTGTGGATCGGAGCGCGCTCCTCATGA
- the qcrB gene encoding cytochrome bc1 complex cytochrome b subunit — MTTDLASGPKVDPKIAATADFLDTRLGISKMFKGLGRKLFPDHWSFLLGEIALYSFIVLIISGTFLTMFFVPSMNEIHYPHDALPVTMQGQPMSEAFASTLNLSFHVRGGLFMRQLHHWSALIFVGAMVIHMLRILFTGAFRKPRELNYLVGFLMLITSLLAGLTGYSLPDDVLSGNGLRITDGVVRSIPIIGSYLSFMVFGGEFPGMDVIPRMYALHILFIPGLILALVAVHLFLVFWHKHTQYPGPGRTDKNVVGFPLFPIYVAKAGGFFFIVFGILGLMGATMSINNVWNYGPFDPALVGAGAQPDWYMLFLEGSLRLMPGWEVVIGGFTLSLNVLIPAVVVPGLLFTILGAYPFIHNLVTKDTGEHHVLDRPRNAPTRTAIIVAVLSAFFVLLGAGSNDLIATHFSLSLNAITWAFRVLFFVLPVVAFIVTKRVCFGLQRKDRELVLHGHETGRVVRFASGEYAEVHQPLDEFERWVLVGPQRERPLEIEPAEDANGVRRPGHAKELRRQKLSRFFYEDRVEPVTPAELAAAHATGAHDELPASEGRDVHELEARSH; from the coding sequence ATGACCACCGACCTGGCCTCCGGCCCCAAGGTGGACCCGAAGATCGCCGCAACGGCGGACTTCCTCGACACCCGTCTCGGCATCTCCAAGATGTTCAAGGGACTGGGCCGCAAGCTCTTCCCCGACCACTGGTCGTTCCTGCTCGGTGAGATCGCGCTGTACAGCTTCATCGTGCTGATCATCTCGGGCACGTTCCTCACGATGTTCTTCGTGCCGAGCATGAACGAGATCCACTACCCGCACGACGCCCTCCCGGTGACGATGCAGGGCCAGCCGATGTCCGAGGCGTTCGCATCCACGCTGAACCTCTCGTTCCATGTGCGTGGCGGCCTCTTCATGCGCCAGCTGCACCACTGGTCCGCGCTGATCTTCGTCGGCGCCATGGTGATCCACATGCTCCGCATCCTGTTCACGGGTGCGTTCCGCAAGCCACGGGAACTGAACTACCTGGTCGGCTTCCTGATGCTGATCACGAGCCTGCTGGCCGGCCTCACCGGCTACTCGCTCCCGGACGACGTGCTCTCCGGCAACGGCCTGCGCATCACCGACGGTGTGGTCCGGTCCATCCCGATCATCGGCTCCTACCTGAGCTTCATGGTGTTCGGCGGCGAGTTCCCGGGCATGGACGTCATCCCGCGCATGTATGCCCTGCACATCCTGTTCATCCCCGGGCTGATCCTCGCGCTCGTGGCCGTGCACCTGTTCCTGGTGTTCTGGCACAAGCACACCCAGTACCCGGGCCCCGGTCGCACGGACAAGAACGTGGTCGGCTTCCCGCTGTTCCCGATCTACGTGGCCAAGGCCGGCGGCTTCTTCTTCATCGTGTTCGGCATCCTCGGCCTCATGGGCGCGACGATGAGCATCAACAACGTCTGGAACTACGGCCCGTTCGACCCCGCCCTGGTGGGCGCCGGTGCCCAGCCGGACTGGTACATGCTCTTCCTCGAGGGGTCGCTGCGGCTGATGCCCGGCTGGGAGGTGGTCATCGGCGGCTTCACACTCTCGCTCAACGTCCTGATCCCGGCCGTGGTGGTGCCCGGCCTGCTCTTCACGATCCTCGGGGCGTACCCGTTCATCCACAACCTCGTCACCAAGGACACCGGCGAGCACCACGTGCTCGACCGGCCGCGCAACGCACCGACGCGCACCGCCATCATCGTGGCCGTGCTCAGCGCGTTCTTCGTGCTTCTCGGGGCCGGTTCGAACGACCTCATCGCCACGCACTTCAGCCTGTCCCTGAATGCGATCACGTGGGCGTTCCGGGTGCTGTTCTTCGTCCTCCCGGTGGTCGCGTTCATCGTGACGAAGCGAGTCTGCTTCGGTCTGCAGCGCAAGGACCGCGAACTGGTCCTGCACGGCCACGAGACCGGCCGCGTGGTCCGGTTCGCCTCCGGCGAGTACGCGGAGGTGCACCAGCCCCTGGACGAGTTCGAGCGGTGGGTGCTGGTCGGCCCGCAGCGGGAGCGTCCCCTCGAGATCGAGCCCGCCGAGGACGCCAACGGCGTCCGTCGCCCAGGGCACGCCAAGGAGCTGCGCCGGCAGAAGCTCTCCCGCTTCTTCTACGAGGACCGGGTCGAGCCCGTCACCCCAGCCGAACTGGCCGCGGCGCACGCCACCGGCGCGCACGACGAACTGCCCGCGTCCGAGGGTCGGGACGTCCACGAGCTCGAAGCGCGTAGCCACTGA
- the qcrA gene encoding cytochrome bc1 complex Rieske iron-sulfur subunit, protein MSIEQSDHSTELTEHPDKFPNPGLPPHRPRLGDEDPKAAKRSERLVLLLFTVSVLASIAAIVGYFAIPVDAESGSVGNTRLSTLIIGLGLGLGMLGIGTAAIHWAKSLMNDHDKVEERHEIAGDAQTRSTAIEMFNEGAKDTDIARRPLIKGALGGALALAPLPFLVPLIGNLGGDWDISRFKRTAWAPAANGDRIYLATDPTNRRIKASDVTIGSLFHVMPWNLPEHPDYLDEKAKAVVLLVRVDPQDLKETEERASWSYDGIVAYSKICTHVGCPVALYERETHHLLCPCHQSTFDVTDEAKVVFGPAGRALPQLPIDVDENGYLVAQRDFDEPVGPSFWERER, encoded by the coding sequence ATGAGTATCGAGCAGTCCGACCACTCCACCGAGCTCACCGAGCACCCGGACAAGTTCCCGAACCCGGGACTGCCCCCGCACCGGCCTCGCCTCGGCGATGAGGACCCGAAGGCCGCGAAGCGCTCAGAGCGTCTCGTCCTCCTCCTGTTCACCGTCTCCGTGCTGGCCAGCATCGCCGCCATCGTCGGCTACTTCGCCATCCCGGTCGACGCAGAGAGCGGCAGCGTCGGCAACACCCGCCTGTCGACCCTGATCATCGGGCTCGGACTCGGGCTCGGCATGCTCGGCATCGGGACCGCCGCGATCCACTGGGCCAAGTCGCTCATGAACGACCATGACAAGGTCGAGGAGCGGCACGAGATCGCCGGAGACGCGCAGACGCGGAGCACGGCGATCGAGATGTTCAACGAGGGCGCCAAGGACACCGACATCGCCCGCCGCCCGCTCATCAAGGGCGCCCTGGGTGGTGCCCTCGCCCTCGCGCCGCTGCCGTTCCTGGTGCCGCTGATCGGCAACCTCGGTGGTGACTGGGACATCTCGAGGTTCAAGCGGACCGCGTGGGCGCCCGCTGCCAACGGCGACCGCATCTACCTCGCCACGGACCCGACCAACCGCCGCATCAAGGCCTCCGACGTGACCATCGGGAGCCTCTTCCACGTGATGCCGTGGAATCTGCCGGAGCACCCGGACTACCTGGACGAGAAGGCCAAGGCCGTCGTCCTCCTGGTCCGCGTGGACCCGCAGGACCTGAAGGAGACCGAGGAGCGCGCCAGCTGGTCCTATGACGGCATCGTGGCGTACTCGAAGATCTGCACGCACGTCGGCTGCCCCGTGGCGCTGTACGAGCGTGAGACCCACCACCTGCTCTGCCCGTGCCACCAGTCCACGTTCGATGTGACCGACGAGGCCAAGGTGGTCTTCGGACCCGCGGGGCGGGCACTGCCCCAGTTGCCGATCGACGTCGACGAGAACGGCTACCTGGTGGCGCAGCGTGACTTCGACGAACCCGTCGGCCCGAGTTTCTGGGAGCGTGAACGATGA